The following are encoded together in the Oncorhynchus clarkii lewisi isolate Uvic-CL-2024 chromosome 25, UVic_Ocla_1.0, whole genome shotgun sequence genome:
- the LOC139383869 gene encoding insulinoma-associated protein 1a-like, with the protein MPKGFLVKRNKKSAHVSYRTRTDEYEQEHHIPAFQSQVDSSPPVSIASSPDRAAPSPDIAADAPVPSLDAKGVQFGNQEAVYQALYSPTRPISKDHERRYYERSFNLGSPISAESFPTPASLSSLDHLLFAPVDLKIGTSNSNRSGTTSRIPATAIRGGTKRPASDTERKSKPASKKPKAIRKLNFEDEMTTSPVLGLKIKEAPVDFKPRTQTSAGGKPLGEFVCQLCKEAYADPFSLAQHKCSRIVRVEYRCPECDKMFSCPANLASHRRWHKPRAQSAAGIPSTPSIKSEIAKIPPGVKSTPEEAKDPRIELLSDRDSPSPGMSESGSEDGLYNCQHCGKRFKRQAYLRKHILGHQALQNKMFEDHTFQNSDRVEEQVPVSLISEENTNQSPLNLSPVDCLLCPVCGENFPNRASQERHLRLMHSSQVYSCKYCSATFYSSPGLTRHINKCHPSENRQVILLQMPVRPAC; encoded by the coding sequence ATGCCTAAAGGATTCCTGGTAAAAAGAAACAAGAAATCAGCACATGTTTCCTACAGGACTCGTACAGATGAATATGAGCAAGAGCATCACATCCCAGCCTTTCAGAGTCAGGTGGACTCATCTCCGCCTGTCTCTATTGCGTCCAGTCCGGACCGCGCAGCTCCATCACCAGACATCGCAGCAGACGCCCCGGTCCCCAGTCTGGATGCTAAAGGGGTTCAGTTTGGCAACCAAGAGGCTGTGTACCAAGCCCTCTACAGCCCCACCAGGCCCATCAGCAAGGACCACGAGAGGAGATATTACGAAAGAAGTTTTAATCTAGGTTCGCCAATTTCTGCTGAATCATTCCCGACACCTGCCTCCCTCAGCAGTTTAGATCATCTCCTGTTCGCCCCCGTGGATTTGAAAATAGGCACTAGCAACAGCAACCGCAGCGGCACCACCAGCAGGATCCCTGCTACAGCCATCAGGGGCGGTACTAAGAGGCCCGCATCCGACACTGAGCGCAAGAGCAAACCTGCCTCCAAAAAACCCAAAGCCATCAGAAAACTGAATTTTGAAGACGAAATGACAACGTCTCCGGTACTTGGTTTGAAAATCAAAGAGGCTCCTGTCGACTTTAAACCCAGAACGCAGACGTCGGCAGGTGGGAAGCCGTTAGGAGAGTTTGTCTGTCAATTGTGTAAGGAAGCATACGCTGATCCATTTTCTTTGGCCCAGCACAAGTGCTCTAGGATAGTGAGAGTTGAGTACAGGTGTCCTGAGTGTGATAAGATGTTCAGCTGCCCGGCTAACCTCGCCTCTCACCGGCGCTGGCACAAACCGAGAGCGCAGAGTGCAGCCGGGATACCATCTACCCCGAGCATCAAATCTGAAATCGCCAAAATTCCCCCCGGTGTCAAGTCCACCCCAGAGGAAGCCAAAGACCCAAGAATCGAGCTTCTGAGTGACAGAGACTCCCCCAGCCCGGGTATGTCTGAATCGGGCTCAGAAGACGGTTTATACAACTGCCAACACTGTGGGAAGAGGTTTAAGCGCCAAGCATACCTAAGAAAACACATCCTGGGACACCAAGCCTTGCAGAATAAAATGTTCGAGGACCACACGTTTCAAAACAGCGACAGAGTGGAAGAGCAGGTGCCAGTGTCCTTAATCTCAGAGGAAAATACAAACCAAAGTCCCCTGAATCTAAGCCCCGTGGACTGCCTTCTCTGCCCCGTTTGCGGGGAGAATTTCCCCAACAGGGCCAGCCAGGAGAGACACTTGCGTCTCATGCACTCCTCCCAGGTGTATTCCTGCAAGTACTGCTCTGCCACTTTCTACAGCTCACCGGGACTCACGAGGCACATCAACAAATGTCATCCGTCGGAAAATAGGCAGGTGATCCTGCTTCAAATGCCCGTGCGCCCTGCTTGCTGA